In Lycium ferocissimum isolate CSIRO_LF1 chromosome 7, AGI_CSIRO_Lferr_CH_V1, whole genome shotgun sequence, the sequence GTTATCCAATTTCcagcagcttataagcaacaAATTCTCATTACACTGGTAATTTAAGAAAACAATTGTTGAAACAAGAAAGATTTGGGACAAACCTGCAATGACATGTAGCCTTGGCTAGTTACTATTTGATCAATGGAAATTGGTGCTCGGTTTCTCTCGATAACTAGTCTAACAGTTGAAACATCCAGATCAAGAGCTTCTGCAATTTCATCGTAGGAAGGCATTCGCCGAAGCTTTCTGCTTAACTCAGTGTTGGCATTGCAAATCTTTGGGACAAGCTCAGATATGCTGGCCTGCATATGACAGACTAACCAATGCATTTCACTAATCACAGTTTATCCTACGGTCATGTACTTAAGAAAGGAGAAAGGCAGCTATACATGTATCTACTAAACTAGAGAAGTTCATGAACCAGATGACCCAATGTGCATGTTCTTAGTAAACTATATGAGCGATTATTATGATTTTTGCAGGCAAATATTGCTGAATTATTCAGCATTTGATTGAACGTGTTATGCTGAAATAACCCATGTAGAACAAGACAGATATTGCTGAATTATTCAACATTTCATGGCACACAATAGTGAATATAGAAGAGAAAGAAATCCTTAATGATGCATTAGCTTACCGGTAATCTAATAACTCTAGATTTGTTTGCTACGGCTCTAGTGATAGCTTGCCTAATCCACCAATAAGCATAAGTAGAAAGCTTATATCCCTTCTTAGGATTGAACTTTTTAGCACCATGAAGTAGACCTATGCTTCCTTCCTGTAATTGGCAGTGAAGAAGGGGGTGATTATGGTCCAAGAAAAAACAGAATTGCGGTAGCAATAAAACTAAACTACAGTAGGGACCTGTATTAGATCTTGTAAGCTTAATCCTTTGCCTTGATATGAAGCTGCAACAGATACAACAAGCCCTTTATAGCATTGAATAATCTTCTTTTGTGATTCTTTAGCATTAACCAAGAGCTTATCTAGTTTTGTTCTGCTCATTCCTGCAGCCTTAGCCAATTGATTTGGATTTAGTTCAATCTCACTTGTTTCTTCAACCATCTTTCTCAGTATCTCAATTCTTGCTTCTTCCTAGTACAagagtaaaataaataaataaataaagacaacaaaataaacaagcAAGAAAACAATAACACCATAAAACCATGTATAAACCTGTTCAAGCTAAGGGATTTTTTGGTCAAGTTGTTTACCCACTATCTTGACATAAGATTGTATATAACATTTAGTTTCATTAGGTAAATAATCAATGTACTAAAGTTACTACTAGAATTTTCTACTCATTTTATTTAAATTGTATGAATTTTCATCTAGATTGACTATGTTCTCTTAAAACAATGCAAAGAAGATAATGTAAATACTATAATTACACAACCAAATCACTTATAAGCTTATTACATCTAAATAACCGGTTAAAATGGTAACTAACCTACTATCACAGTTTAACCATACTGATAGTATAAAAGAATCATTATAATGTCAGTGTATATAAATGGAACTCAATTGTATATTAGTTCTATGCAACAGACAGGGAAAGCAATTAGTGTAATTGAAGAATCTTGGAGTTGTACCTTAAGGCACCAAGAATACTCTGACTCTTCCTTATGGGTCAAGTAGAGACCTGTCTTAACAGGTTTAGAAAGGAAAATCTTATCCCCTTTCTCCATGTCCAAACATTCTGAATAACaccttcttcttttccttctcttctttcttctcaatGCTAACTCAATCTTCTCATTAATGATCTCAACTTTATTACTACTCTCCTCAATAATGGTTTCGAAAACCAAAGATTTTCCTTCTACTGTCACAGCCTCATTAGCTCCTTCAATTGCCaatgcatgaataggatccatAAAAGAGCAATTCTTGGGGCAATAGAGGATTGCATAATGGAAGAGTGGTTTAGTGGATAATTTTGAAGGATAAGGAAAGAGTGAAGCTGGAGAATGGTTTGAACATGACCATGCACCCATGGCCATACAAATGTGgaagttaaaagaaaataatgtttTTAAGGTTACCGTAGATATATTTTGAGGCTAGTAGATATTTTTCTAGTTGTCTGTTTTACTATCTGAACTTGCTTTCTTTTAGTACATTATTATTGGAGAGTGGagactataatttttttttcctcagttcctttttttttttttttggtctggttttctttttatttattgaacCATCTGGAGTCCACTTGCCCAATCAATTAGGATTCGCGCTGCGTACGAGAATAGACCATTAGAGGAGAAAATGCTCCTTAATAAAAGTTGTACTATTTTGGAGGCTCGTTAACAGAGGATGAATCTCAAAGAACCAAAATGACAAATTATATAACACAACCAGAAGTTAAAAGTAGCAGAAATAAAGATGCTGAGATGGATGTATGGTCATACCAGGGGAGATAAGATTAGGAGTGAAAAGATTCGGGACAAGGTGGAAATGACCACGTGGTGgacaagtgtcacgacccgactaagggccatgacgggtacccggagctgactaccgagcacctaTCATtaggctaatcatcatactcaacctgaacatatataatctccaaagcaacccatatctatatacataagccctcacatgtcctacaaaatatacaaaagtacACTGACTTCATCATGGGACACAActtacccacacatacgtatctacgagcctcttaCTGTAGTACTAGACATGAGGTGACCTtccggacagaccccgtcgtgcccaaaatatatacacaaaagaatatgactATAAAGAGTAGCACCTCCTAATAATGAGTGCTCCCTTGAATCATCGATAAGCTCCTACgaatccgcaccgtctcccgtctacccgtgggcatgaacacaacgtccaaaaaagaaaggacgcgcacgaacattgtaccgagtatgtaaggcagtgAATAGTAATAGTATAATAAAGAACCAATTAAACATGAgctgaagatataacctgcttaacctttaaaggaaacacatgtcatacatatcacatataccatcatcgttaacccgcgtccgggtaaccatcataagccgcccactagtggtgtcatgtccggccctctaggcacggtgtaccataagcagcccgcattagcggtgacatgtccggccattcaTGACGGTGAATCGTATTTACCATCGCGGGCGACATGTCCGCCATATAgtgcacggtgtaatctcatcatcatatacatctcataaagcatgcattagaactcaaagATAATCCGTAACTATATCGGGGCGACGTAAGGTCTTcaagaacccccgattccattatggagtaatcatattctcatcatacctcacccgaaggaactagcatcatagAGGTAgtctagcaataatgaataacatcaaagaaatcgtataaggatcattaacttcgtggcaatatcatatcataagctttagggtCTTTAGGCTTTTTAGACTCATCaaagatcattatcatattcgtaaCATAGCATAAGCCTTAGAATCTTCATAAACTTTGACTCATATTTTTCCTAACGTAAGAAGTTCATGGAGAATAAGGATAgtcatgtcataagaatcatgccttagaaaagaagggactagccttacataccttttctcgTCAATTTTTCTAACTTGTCGACTATACGCTTCCTTCCACGTTCTTCGCtctacattcaaaggaattCGTGCTACGATTAGATATTTGGAAGCATACTTAAGCTTaggctaaagctaatgaaaattgggcagcatttcctttgtttatacaactttctccatatcatatatcaactcccaaacgtcaataacaatattcataatatcatactcaacaatcttcatcaaccatacattattcaattctcctactctcatttcaagggcatccataaccatggt encodes:
- the LOC132063185 gene encoding RNA polymerase sigma factor sigD, chloroplastic, producing MAMGAWSCSNHSPASLFPYPSKLSTKPLFHYAILYCPKNCSFMDPIHALAIEGANEAVTVEGKSLVFETIIEESSNKVEIINEKIELALRRKKRRKRRRCYSECLDMEKGDKIFLSKPVKTGLYLTHKEESEYSWCLKEEARIEILRKMVEETSEIELNPNQLAKAAGMSRTKLDKLLVNAKESQKKIIQCYKGLVVSVAASYQGKGLSLQDLIQEGSIGLLHGAKKFNPKKGYKLSTYAYWWIRQAITRAVANKSRVIRLPASISELVPKICNANTELSRKLRRMPSYDEIAEALDLDVSTVRLVIERNRAPISIDQIVTSQGYMSLQDIISGPEDIVPEEIVKKQMMKQDLEKLLHNVLCDREAMILKLHFGINGDTPQSFEEIGRVLKLSRERIRQISCTALSKLRESTMLDSFKMYIHENIL